A window of the Cynocephalus volans isolate mCynVol1 chromosome 10, mCynVol1.pri, whole genome shotgun sequence genome harbors these coding sequences:
- the PNMA8C gene encoding paraneoplastic antigen-like protein 8C, producing MLFGVKDIALLEHGCKALEVDSYKSLMTLGIPEDCNHEEFEEITRVPLKPLGRFEVAGKAFLEEERSKAAIIRLEEDIDYAVVPREIKGKGGVWRVVYMPRKQDVEFLTKLNLFLQSEGRTVEDVARVLRQELCATATGPRELPARKCCVPGLGENPEAAATAGVDMLPPLNSPEMEGKAGDGRRGKRKHKKNHASDKKL from the coding sequence ATGCTATTTGGTGTAAAGGACATCGCACTGTTGGAGCACGGGTGCAAGGCCCTGGAGGTGGACAGTTACAAGTCCCTGATGACCCTGGGGATCCCAGAGGACTGCAACCACGAGGAATTTGAAGAGATCACACGGGTCCCCCTAAAACCTTTGGGCAGATTCGAAGTGGCTGGGAAGGCCTTTCTGGAAGAAGAGAGATCCAAAGCAGCCATCATTAGGCTGGAGGAGGACATCGATTATGCCGTGGTCCCCAGGGAGATAAAGGGCAAGGGCGGTGTGTGGAGAGTTGTCTACATGCCCCGGAAGCAGGACGTTGAATTCCTGACCAAGCTGAACCTCTTCCTACAGAGCGAGGGCAGGACGGTGGAGGATGTGGCccgggtcctgaggcaggaactGTGCGCGACAGCGACGGGCCCCAGAGAGCTTCCTGCCAGAAAGTGCTGTGTGCCGGGGCTGGGGGAGAATCCAGAGGCTGCGGCCACCGCTGGGGTGGATATGCTGCCGCCTCTGAACTCCCCAGAGATGGAGGGCAAGGCTGGGGATGGCAGGAGGGGCAAGAGGAAGCACAAGaaaaaccatgcatctgacaagaagCTGTGA